One stretch of Streptomyces sp. R21 DNA includes these proteins:
- a CDS encoding TetR/AcrR family transcriptional regulator, translating into MVRSDARENRARILAAAREALAADGSTSMNQIGQRAGVGAGTLYRNFPTRESLVLAVYQDEVARIIGTVPDLLAQMPPLEALRHWTTDLVEAMRRKHGLGDALGPGAHQAISEQSYGPVIAAITELLDAGKRDGSIRPDADPGDFLQLTGALWRAASSPEDRAPRMLALILDGLRPHR; encoded by the coding sequence GTGGTCCGCTCAGATGCCCGCGAGAACAGGGCACGCATCCTCGCCGCCGCACGTGAAGCGCTCGCGGCGGACGGCAGCACGTCGATGAACCAGATCGGCCAGCGCGCGGGAGTCGGCGCGGGCACCCTGTACCGCAACTTCCCCACCCGCGAATCACTGGTCCTGGCCGTCTATCAGGACGAGGTGGCACGCATCATCGGCACCGTGCCCGACCTGCTGGCCCAGATGCCGCCACTGGAAGCGCTCCGCCACTGGACGACCGACCTCGTCGAGGCCATGCGTAGAAAGCACGGCCTCGGCGACGCCCTCGGCCCGGGCGCGCACCAGGCGATCAGCGAGCAGAGCTACGGGCCGGTCATCGCTGCGATCACAGAACTCCTCGACGCCGGCAAAAGGGACGGAAGTATCCGCCCTGACGCCGACCCGGGCGACTTCCTCCAACTCACCGGCGCTTTGTGGCGTGCCGCGTCCAGCCCCGAGGACCGGGCACCTCGCATGCTCGCGCTCATCCTCGACGGACTCCGCCCGCACCGGTGA
- a CDS encoding aldo/keto reductase has translation MHYIKLGTTGLDVSPIAIGAMTYGEPDRGHPVWSKGEEEARPLVKHALEAGINFFDTANMYSNGSSEEILGRALKDFADRDAVVIATKLRHPMRLGPNGRGLSRKAIMTEVDHSLRRLGTDYIDLYQIHRNDHSTPWEETLEALSDLVKAGKVRYLGASSMHAWEFAKALHLQKQNGWARFVTMQDHYNLLAREEEREMIPLCLDEGVGTIIWSPLARGRLTRGWDDARSTVRSETDGAYADLLYSPAQEASNHAIIDAVGQVADAHDVSRAQVALAWLRRQPVVTAPLVGAGSVRQIDEAVASLDIELTDDEVRALEAPYTPRYDWQAVSDEAEMEAIRKRVPGMALA, from the coding sequence ATGCATTACATCAAGCTCGGCACGACCGGCCTCGACGTGTCCCCGATCGCGATCGGTGCGATGACCTACGGCGAACCCGACCGGGGCCACCCCGTCTGGTCGAAGGGTGAGGAAGAAGCGCGCCCGCTCGTCAAGCACGCACTGGAGGCGGGGATCAACTTCTTCGACACCGCGAACATGTACTCCAACGGTTCCAGCGAGGAGATCCTCGGCCGCGCGCTCAAGGACTTCGCCGACCGCGACGCCGTGGTGATCGCCACCAAGCTGCGCCACCCGATGCGGCTGGGACCGAACGGCCGCGGCCTGTCGCGCAAGGCGATCATGACCGAGGTCGACCACTCCCTGCGCCGCCTCGGCACGGACTACATCGACCTCTACCAAATCCACCGCAACGACCACTCCACCCCCTGGGAGGAGACCCTCGAGGCACTCAGCGACCTTGTGAAGGCCGGCAAGGTGCGCTACCTCGGCGCCTCGTCCATGCATGCGTGGGAGTTCGCGAAGGCGCTGCACCTGCAGAAGCAGAACGGCTGGGCGCGGTTCGTGACGATGCAGGACCACTACAACCTCCTCGCCCGTGAGGAGGAGCGCGAGATGATCCCGCTGTGCCTGGACGAGGGCGTCGGCACGATCATCTGGTCGCCGCTGGCCCGCGGCCGCCTCACCCGCGGGTGGGACGACGCCCGCTCGACGGTGCGCTCCGAGACGGACGGCGCCTACGCGGACCTGCTCTACTCGCCCGCACAGGAGGCATCCAACCACGCGATCATCGACGCGGTCGGACAGGTCGCGGACGCCCACGACGTCAGCCGCGCACAGGTCGCGCTCGCCTGGCTGCGACGCCAGCCGGTCGTCACCGCGCCGCTGGTCGGCGCCGGATCCGTCCGGCAGATCGACGAGGCGGTGGCCTCCCTCGACATCGAGCTCACCGACGACGAAGTGCGCGCCCTGGAAGCCCCGTACACCCCCAGGTACGACTGGCAGGCCGTCTCGGACGAAGCCGAGATGGAGGCCATCCGCAAGCGCGTCCCAGGAATGGCTCTCGCATGA
- a CDS encoding SDR family oxidoreductase, which produces MTRVLVTGGTGFVGSWCIQTLLDAGHSVRTTVRDLQREPALRSWLHAATPFDDDRLTVVRADLEHPDGWDAAVTDCDFVLHVASPTLRHTPANDNDLVVPAREGVLRVLRAARDARVSRVVLTSAFGAIGIGHPPRSTPFTEEDWTNVDSDIPPYQRSKTLAERAAWQFVQEEGGGLELAAVHPVGVLGPLLGLDDPPSLRLVRRMLEGQVPACPPFGMGFVDVRDVADLHLRAMTDPAAAGERFLAIAGHSLRVIDIARILHDRLGERAAKAPTREVPVWFARALGIVNPELRLLKHQLGRNLDATSAKAEKLLGWRARPIEDTIADTAESLLTHGIGTKTGS; this is translated from the coding sequence ATGACACGAGTACTGGTCACCGGAGGAACCGGATTCGTCGGGAGCTGGTGCATTCAGACCCTGCTCGACGCCGGGCACAGCGTCCGCACCACAGTCCGCGACCTGCAACGCGAGCCGGCACTCCGGTCCTGGCTGCACGCGGCCACACCGTTCGACGACGACCGTCTCACGGTCGTACGCGCCGACCTCGAACACCCCGACGGCTGGGACGCTGCCGTCACCGACTGCGACTTCGTCCTCCACGTCGCCTCGCCGACCCTGCGCCATACGCCTGCGAACGACAACGACCTGGTGGTCCCGGCACGAGAGGGCGTCCTACGGGTGCTGCGCGCCGCCCGCGACGCCCGCGTGAGCCGGGTCGTCCTGACCAGCGCCTTCGGCGCCATCGGGATCGGGCACCCCCCGCGCTCGACCCCGTTCACCGAGGAGGACTGGACCAACGTCGACAGCGATATCCCGCCCTACCAGCGGTCCAAGACACTCGCCGAACGCGCCGCCTGGCAGTTCGTCCAAGAAGAAGGCGGTGGTCTGGAACTGGCAGCGGTGCATCCCGTGGGGGTCCTTGGACCACTGCTCGGTCTGGACGACCCGCCATCCCTGCGTCTGGTGCGCAGAATGCTCGAGGGACAGGTACCTGCGTGCCCTCCCTTCGGCATGGGCTTCGTCGACGTGCGCGACGTCGCAGATCTGCACCTGCGCGCGATGACCGATCCGGCAGCCGCCGGCGAACGCTTCCTGGCCATAGCCGGGCACAGCCTGCGCGTCATCGACATCGCACGCATTCTGCATGACCGCCTCGGTGAGCGCGCCGCGAAGGCCCCGACCCGTGAAGTGCCCGTGTGGTTCGCACGCGCACTGGGCATCGTGAACCCGGAACTGCGACTGCTCAAGCACCAGCTCGGCCGGAATCTCGACGCCACAAGCGCCAAGGCGGAGAAGCTTCTCGGGTGGCGAGCGCGTCCCATCGAGGACACCATCGCGGACACCGCCGAGAGCCTCCTCACCCACGGCATCGGGACAAAGACCGGCTCGTAA